The window TAGATGAAGAATATACTTATCATAATGGATATATTAATGTAAAAGCTAATAAAGGTTCTAAATTAGAATTAATAACTATACAAACCTTAAATACAAAATCAGAAAACTTCCTAGGAGTAGATATAGATGTTTTAGAAGATGCTGATGTAAAACATTATTCTGTAGAATTTGGAGGAGAAGCAAATGTAACTTCAGTTTCTTCAAATTTATTAGAAAATAGAGCTAATTCATTACTATTACCTATATATCTATCTGATGGAGAAAGAAAAACAGACTATGAATACACTTTAAACTTCCATGGAAGAGAATGTGTTGCAGACATAGATGCAAGAGGAGTAACAAAAGATAAGGCAGTAAAAGTATTTAGAGGTAATTTAGTATTTGAAAGATTTTCTTCAAAATCTGCTGGATCTGAAGCTGAATTTTCAATACTTTTAGATAAGACAGTAAATGCTCATTCTATACCTACATTATTCTGTGATGAAGATGATGTTATAGGGGCACATTCTGCAAGTATAGGTAAAATAGATCAAGATAAACTTTTTTACTTAATGAGTAGAGGGTTTGATGCTAAAAGTGCTAAAAAATTAGTTGTTGAATCATCATTTGGGCCTGTATTTGACGCTATAGAAGATGAAGATATAGTAGTAGAGTTAAAGGAAATCTTGGAAAGAAGATTATA is drawn from Streptobacillus felis and contains these coding sequences:
- a CDS encoding SufD family Fe-S cluster assembly protein, which produces MKEKKYSAKVQETIDLLKSAVAEESKKASKKEVDMTLNKPVWNRMKYSVKGIDSVNEYKGITTKNLDNDNILIDENVFVNLRVANYFKNEAEKFANLKKRIVIKDNITENIYITMELSKENPHLVDVYNIELEENASAKIFLMYKGIDEEYTYHNGYINVKANKGSKLELITIQTLNTKSENFLGVDIDVLEDADVKHYSVEFGGEANVTSVSSNLLENRANSLLLPIYLSDGERKTDYEYTLNFHGRECVADIDARGVTKDKAVKVFRGNLVFERFSSKSAGSEAEFSILLDKTVNAHSIPTLFCDEDDVIGAHSASIGKIDQDKLFYLMSRGFDAKSAKKLVVESSFGPVFDAIEDEDIVVELKEILERRL